Below is a genomic region from Triticum dicoccoides isolate Atlit2015 ecotype Zavitan chromosome 5A, WEW_v2.0, whole genome shotgun sequence.
TGGTCAGAGAAATGGATGCAGGCAGTATCACTGGGCCATAGGTTTTCCTCTGGGCTGTAACTTACCAGCTAGTACTAAGTTAGTATGGATTCAGGTACTATCTGCAACTTGCAGATAAACCGCAGCAGCAGTTGTGCTTGTGACTAGACCCCCTACCTAATCTGTATAAACGACTTTTCTGTTGGTACCAAGCAGTGATCCATATTCCTATCTGCACAATGGACACAAGCACAAGAAATTAGCAACGGAATGTTCCAAGTCTCGGTCAACCTCTGCATGTCACTGTCTGGTTGATTGACACTGACAGGTAGAAAATTGCAAGTGCAGGGCAGAGAGTCAGTGTCATGGAAatcaatccatccatccatccatccatcacagattagaacaagaagaagaaacaaGATGCTTATGCCACTCACACAGTAGCGCTATAGGAAGATGAAGATTGCTGCCAAATCTCTGAGCAATTGAGATGATGCATGCTTCCTCTTCAGCACACGTACAAATTTAGCGTGTTCTCAAACTTTCTACATCTAATCACCAAAGTTTATCAGGAAGAAACTACTGCAAACCATACCAAACAAAAAAGAGGAGATGACGACGATGATAAATTAGGACATAATTACTACTATTAAGCATCCCTGGGATCCAGCCCGGGCAGCTTGGCCATCCTCACCATGCTCTGCTCCACCACGCCGTTGGACCTCTTGCACGACAGCGCGCCGAGCCCACGCCCGAGCCCGCTCCACCGCCTCTGGCCCTTGGCCTCCCTTGTTGGTGCGGTCTTCATCTtcctgccgtcgccgtcgccgccgctcttgGTGCAGGCCAGGTACGCCGCCAGGAACGGGTCGTCCTCAGGCCGGACGGCCCTCGAGTAGCCCCTCGCCGCCGGCCTGCCCGGGGGCGGCGGCACGGACAGCCGCCTCGCCAGCGCCGGCACCTTCCTCTGGCCCTCCCGCATGCCACCACCACGTCCTTCAACCGTCGAGACCGGCTTCTTCACGGCCGGCTCGAGCTCCCACGACAAGATCACCGGCGGCTTCCTCGGGCTCTCTGGCATGCCCAGCTCCTGCTCCCACGAGAAGGCCACGGTCAGGGCGTCCTCTTCCTGCCCCATGTACGTACATAGTAGCAAAGAGCCACCGGCAGCTAGCTAGCTAACTAATCACCACCGGCCGGCCTGTCGTGCTGGTATGGACCAACGGTTTCTTGCCGTGCTTCTTGGCGTGAGCAAGACGAAGAAGGGAAAGAGGACGAAGGTGGTTGGTTTTTGAAGAAGTGGTGGGGCgatcgagggagaggagaggagaggagaggagagggcaaATGGATCATGAATGCATCATGCGTACACGCATGCCAAACGTGTCCATGGCCCAACTAAATGGATATTATGCGCCATGGGCGGTTATGCTTTTGATTTAGTGGTAGTGGAGGGACGGCTAAAGGGATCGGGTTGTATATATGCATACGAATGGCGGGAGGCCAAGGGTTATTTGTACTACTAGTACTTTGCAACCGTATTGTATTCTTGTACGCGCGTGTTAATGGTGTAGTTTTGAATTTATTATTCTGGTAGTAATCTCTTGCTAAGAAGGTGCATCGTTTTCTTTCTCCCCCTCCAAGAAAGATAGGCGATATCGCCAGTGCCTGCCGCAAGGAGAGTTCCTCCACCGCCGTCCGCCAGCGGCTCCCCCTCCGCCGACGGCCTCGGTCTTCAATGGTGAGGGTGGGTTGTcagatccacgcgtgtggatcgcTTTAGGCCCTAGTAGTTTTGGTTTTTTACATTGTTCATTGTCTTGGCTTCGATGGCGGTGATGGTgacgctgaataaagattcttcagaTCCTTCTCCGAAGAGGCGTACGATCCTATGGTTGGGGATAGATCTGAAAATCTGACCGTTCATGTAAGAACGGTGTGGcaacggcatcctcgtggtggacttgTGTCCTCAGGCTCTGTCGTTATGACGATGTTTGCTTCAGAcatggatgcagattgtggtctgcatcattGGCATCTGAAACATGGTGGATCGTGTGCTAAGTTCGTGGTTTGTGGATGTAACGTCTTAGTCATGTAGGGGTGCCAGATATGGAGTTCGATCGGATGTCCGTGGTGTTGCCCTGCTCTACTTCGTTCGATGGTAATGATTTTGTCTTTGGTGAGTCATCTTGAAGGTCCGTAGAGCTGCATATAAgcaatggagccgcgtcgagctcgggtgagaaggtgattcatttttttttctttgatGGCTCCTGTAGTGGAGCCAGAGGCAAGTGAtgagcgttggtgtcaagctcagaggatTCTTCGGTCTTGATTGTATTTTTCCATTTTGGCTGATGTTTTTTTTATACAAAGACTAGCGTTTTGCTATGTTTTTAGTTTTGTCAGGTCGATGTTTACATAGCTTATACTATAATCTTTATGATGAATAAACGAGACATGCATTATCATGCTTTTTTTATTATGGTCTCAAAAGTCCATGggaagaaaaataagaaaataGGAGATGGTAAGAAAACAGTGGCTATAGAGGGTTTGGTTGAAGTTAACCGCAGGGAATTGCATGTTGGTATGGTAGATGGACTTCAACGCTGATGGCTTGACCATGCATGCGTATGCATTTACCCAGTCCATACCTTGTCTTTTAGCAATTTTTTCCCAACCAAAAACatatgaaaataattatgtggggtAAGTGTACAAGATTTTGTTTCTACAACTGCAAGAGATTGGCTGCTTGGATTGGTGGCTATATTTTTATCTGAAGCCTTTGGTGGTGTGTAAGTCAGATGCTTATTTGGCTGCTTAATTCCAATCTTACATCAAGACCACGAAGACATCATTGCAATTGGAACTCCTCCAGTAATTAAGTACTAGTAACCGTGCTAAGTTACAACGCAAGAGTCAAAGCGCATTCCATTATGACTTAAACATATGCATAATTAGGTATTTGTTTTATGGTTTTGATTAGTAGTGGGGCACGTTCATGGATTTGGTTACCGGGCGAAAGATCCGGTTACCGCCCGGGAACCGCATTTACCTGTACACCATGAGAAATTGCCTTGCCGAGCAAAAATAATTGAGTGTTAAATTTGAATGATTTTTTATTGAATGCATTTGGAGCTCCTCTAGTAATTCATTAGTTAGTACTAGTAACCATGCTAAGTTACAATGTAAGAGTCAAAGCATGGTCCATGACTTAACCATATGCATGTCCAAGTTCTTAGTATTTGTTTTATACATTAGAGCGAACCAGTACTAACTTGATTTGGAAAGAAAATTAACCAATTTCTTCGTATTTGTTACTTTCATGATTAAAACTCCGGGTTCTTCAAGAATTTTCCACACATTTTATAAACCATTTACCAACAAGTTGGCGAATTCACGTGAAAGAAAAGTTTGCAAATTTTGTCTTGCTACGTGGTGCTCTTTTTTCTTGTTGTTGGAAACTGCTGCGTCGGTGCAGTTTTGCTACATGTTGGTCAATGAATTAAGCCGCCTACTGCCCTACTATATAcaatatttttttttctgttttttcagctGTTTAAATAATCAATTgctagtttactactactactaattGGAAGCAACGAAGAAAACACGCACATATGTTCAGTCGCCAAAAGGAAGAACAGGTATTGGAAAAGCATTCATACGGTTTGCAGCTATCAAGGTGGTTGGTAAATCCTTGTCATGTACTCCACGCGAAAAAAGAATGAAGAATTCATTGTCATGGAGAAGGCCATGCAAAACGCCAAAATGGCAACGTTGACTGCTAATGGTATGCTTCTGAACGGATGAGCATGCACCGAATGGCCAGGAATCAAATCCATAAAATACTAGCAAATGATTAGCTAGAAAATTGTCACTGTTAATGACTTTAAACATAATATTCAGATTAATTAGGAGACTAAGCTTGCAAAAAACAAATCCGAGAGGAAATACAGTTTGAGTTGGTAATTATTTGATCATCTTTTTATGCGAGGGTCGATCATTCGATCATCAGTCTATATTAGTCCTCGTAAATTAATGCACGATGCCAACAGTGTGATTAAGATTGCCAGCGTTAAATATTATTACACGATGAATGTTCCAGGTACCCTATCTTCTTATACATATCTCGAGTTTGGTCAGGACCTGGAGACGTATACATCTTGGCACTTGGTTCACCTAATTGGCGATTAGGAACACGCAAATGATTGCAGTTTGGTTCACTACTATAAATGTCGCCGTTGATAGATGTTGCAGACACGATAAACAAGTGATGCATCTCATGTGTAACTAACAGTCGATCAAATCGAGTAGCTAAATCTCTCCTAAACCAACAAGGCTACCCAAGTAACTAATTTCAACTGGCTAATTACCATTTACCAATGTTCTTATGTATGTAGCAGCTTGCCAACCCGCCTACCGGCGGCTAAAGAAAACCCCACCTAAGGGGGTAGTACTGATTAACAAAGTGTTGCTCTAGGACTCTGCAGAGTTTTGTTCTTCCCAGTAAGCcttatattttctcttttttggaaACAAGAAATGATGTTAAAATTACAGTTCTAGAAACCTTTGGACAGAAAAATGTTCATTGCTGCTTCGATTTTGAGTTGAAGCTATCATATGAGTTTGAAAGCTCAGGCAATAAGGCCTTTGGGCCGAATCAGCAAGGGGCCTATCGAGGAACTAATACGCTAATGTATAAGCTACAACAGGGCAATCCCTATTTTGACACGGGTTCCTTCAAAATGCAAATTTTCCTATATGACGCATGTTGAGTCGGACTGTCAACGCTTCGCATAGGACATGCATGCGAGCGACCGAGTGGACCGGCTCATTTTTAGCGCTAACCTTCTAGATGGTTCCAAGCTGGTTTTTACCAATTTTGTAACCTTCTAAAAGGTTTACTGAACCAggttttgtctttttcttttcttttttgtcttctattttttatttttatttactttTGAATTTCAACTGTTTCTTTCTTTTATAAtttattttacttttcttttttaAAAATATGTAAAGTAAAAAAATAGGATTCTatatttttcaaaatatgttctGGTTTTACAAAAAAGATCAAGAATTTACAATTTGTtcatattattaagaaaattattcATGATTCCACAAAAAGTTCAACAATTCAAATTATGTTTGTTCCTTCAAGCATGTCTGAAATTTAGATAAAATTCTTAATTTTCAAAAATTCTTCAtattcatttttttcatttataAAATTTGTTCGCTTTTTCCAAAGAAATGTTCGGAAAGTCAATATCTATTATTTTTTTCAGAAAATATTTATGTTTGCCAAAAAATACCTTCGAAAAATGCATTTTCCAGAAAAAGTTTGCTTTTTCCAAAATACGTTAATATTTTTATCTTTTTCCGTGTTtctgaaaaacagaaaaaagaagttTAGATGTTATAGTACGAGAAAAATATAGGAACCAATTCGTTACATATAGTAGCCGGATCGCTACAGTATCCGAGCCACTAGTGCACTAATGAGTTGCATTGGGTATCATGGGACATGCTTGCATCCCCAAAAGTTTCAGGAGGAATGGGCTTCTGAGAGTTTTAACCTCGCTTGGCTAGGAAAGCATGGATGGAGATTGATCACAAAGCCGGACTCATTATGCTCTCGGGTCCTGAAGAGTAGGTATTTTCCTAATACTGACTTCATGAATGAAACAGTACCAAAATCTGCATCTCCAATATGGGGTTCTATTGTTGTTGGTCGTGAAGCTCACAAGTTGGGTTTGATAAAGCGTGTTGCGGATGGGTCAACCATCTATATCTGTGAGGATAGGTGGATACCGGAGACCGTGGAGATGATGCCCATGTTCAAACCAGAAAACACAacacttcactagtagaaaagtgtcatttgtcccggttcataaggcccatctgtcccagttgcggaactgggactaaagggtcgttactaatgtccTTGGCTTTTAGTCCCGATTCTTATACGAATCGGGACATATGggtctccacgtggccgctgtggcgagcccaggcaggagggcctttagtcctggttggtggcaccaaccgggaccaataggcatccacgcgtcagctgttcaggggctagggtttttgtttttttttctgaaaggggGGTTGATTTGGGGGTTTTGCatggttaattaaggtgtttcatatattgtgttaggtagctaattaattaatagagagaagtgtcctctcttatctccgtgcttaatcgacgctacgtactatacggatAGAGAGGCCTTCGACACGCtaactagtaagaaaatgaaggaaaccattaagtacagaagttcgtcatacataccgagagaagtgatcgacctctccttctccaagagattggtcgaactacaagtttttgtatatctatccgacgctactggctacatatatacaatataagatctcttacaatataatgccCTAATTAAATatgaactcagggtccacatagtattctccggctttattgatgacgtggtcaagaaagaatcccgctaatttctcttgaattgctttcatgcgatcttctggtaggagttcgttccgcatctcccacgtctaatttgaagaaggaggttaatacatacatatatatgaatgaaactcaccaGAAATgacggtgtaataaaatgaaattgtgaatattattgcttacgcacatcaaattgtcttttagagtagccccgcttatctttgcaagtcgcgttgtagatgaactcgcgcacgtagtatccacagtaatcattcccttgttcctgccacaagcactttatgagaaatagaggtcaatcaaactgataatgaagcattataaatggcattgatgaaagtagctagaatcaacgggatcgagatgcgcggaactagctagccagtactacttactttcgggtatgtccaTCGCAGCTCCCCCAGCAGTCCCAGAGCTTGTGCGGTGAATGctttccaaaccctgcgagacaaagaaaacaattacttgatatcaggaaataaacaaaaagttgccgatatggtgcgataatgatcgattgaacttacttttcgagcattttagtcatgtccgcataggtctcgggagattttcgtctcgagtctaagacggttactagtccctgctcaagcttaatctccaggagaatatagtgggagctgcgcatgcatgcataactcatcaattatattactataacctcgctcgagtaataagggaaaccgaatatgcacaagacagtaacactcactctaagttgtaaggaaatagtattttatctttgttttgatttactaTCAATGATTTGAGCAAGTTGGCCTCAGCATCATCGGCGTTCTTTTCAACCTCAAATTTATGTATgagatttgggttaatgaacccaatatcatacatttctgcttttctgcactcgacgatcttcaatctgcataatatagtgaggataatcatatatacatgcaatgaaagagctgggctatatatagagacttaacgacagaagtagtacttacagacagtagcaagtgaccgttaatttatcgagggccttttgattgaaccactggaagaactcctcaaatggaacagtcaacaaatcaattccaacgaggtcctgctcctctttaactctcagatacaaagtattcgtccccccagactctctgcaggttttcatgtaccaatcatggaatcttcgcatcatcgttgttagagatcttttatctttgacgagaggcttcccgtaatggtattggtgttcttccacctccaagaaatcataatgtacatcatcgggcaggtaatctccaacattgctataaccgggcaccatccccggatcattagcgacgatatcactagacaccttgagtggggggcacgattggtccgcttgttcgccgagctgggaaatTTTTTCCCCAACTTGTCATTTtgctaaccttcgatcactgatagtatttcccgaccgctctgcttcgATATATACCTTtgtagtaatgcgctcatagttggttttcgacggagactttggtggtttcctcagggcatcgagtgtgtgctttgctttcacccggtctaccttctcctccggaagtggatgtctctttgctttcaccccatcaaagaagtcattcacttctttttccacgatcttcgcg
It encodes:
- the LOC119298785 gene encoding uncharacterized protein LOC119298785 translates to MGQEEDALTVAFSWEQELGMPESPRKPPVILSWELEPAVKKPVSTVEGRGGGMREGQRKVPALARRLSVPPPPGRPAARGYSRAVRPEDDPFLAAYLACTKSGGDGDGRKMKTAPTREAKGQRRWSGLGRGLGALSCKRSNGVVEQSMVRMAKLPGLDPRDA